From the Comamonas odontotermitis genome, one window contains:
- the orn gene encoding oligoribonuclease encodes MQDKNTPAVAPESAPQLDKSDLNLVWLDCEMTGLNPEEHRVIEIALVVTNADLSVRIEGPVIAIHQSDEELGKMDAWNRGTHGRSGLTERVKASTVTEEDAQKEALRFMKRYVPKGKVPMCGNSIGQDRRFLARYMPELEAYFHYRNVDVSTLKELARRWKPAVVTGFKKAQKHTALADVHESIDELVYYRTHFLQLAPESAT; translated from the coding sequence ATGCAAGACAAGAACACCCCTGCCGTCGCGCCAGAGTCTGCGCCGCAGCTGGACAAATCGGACCTGAACCTGGTCTGGCTGGACTGCGAGATGACGGGACTGAACCCTGAAGAACACCGTGTGATCGAGATCGCGCTGGTGGTGACCAATGCCGACCTGAGCGTGCGCATCGAAGGCCCGGTGATTGCCATCCACCAAAGCGATGAGGAGTTGGGCAAGATGGACGCCTGGAACCGGGGCACCCACGGAAGAAGTGGGCTGACCGAGCGTGTCAAGGCCTCAACCGTGACCGAGGAAGATGCGCAAAAGGAGGCGCTGCGCTTCATGAAGCGTTACGTGCCCAAGGGCAAGGTGCCGATGTGCGGCAATAGCATCGGGCAGGACCGCCGGTTTCTCGCACGCTACATGCCGGAGCTGGAGGCCTATTTCCACTATCGCAATGTCGATGTCAGCACTCTCAAGGAGTTGGCCCGGCGCTGGAAGCCAGCTGTGGTAACCGGCTTCAAGAAGGCGCAAAAGCACACGGCGCTGGCCGATGTGCATGAATCGATCGACGAGCTGGTGTACTACCGGACGCATTTTTTACAGCTGGCGCCCGAGTCAGCTACCTGA
- a CDS encoding 4a-hydroxytetrahydrobiopterin dehydratase: MTQSHLPKQDWSAQTRRALTASEVVTQLGQLPGWVLAGDGGDVAIEKTFRFANYYETMAFVNGVALIAHTQDHHPDLSVHYNRCVVRFNTHDVNGLSATDFECARRIEALLQLA, encoded by the coding sequence ATGACGCAATCCCATCTGCCCAAACAAGACTGGTCCGCCCAGACGCGCCGCGCCCTCACTGCCTCCGAGGTGGTGACACAACTGGGCCAGTTGCCCGGCTGGGTGCTGGCTGGTGATGGCGGCGACGTGGCAATCGAAAAAACCTTCCGTTTTGCCAATTACTACGAGACCATGGCCTTTGTGAACGGCGTGGCGCTGATCGCCCACACGCAGGATCACCATCCCGATCTGTCGGTGCACTACAACCGCTGCGTGGTGCGTTTCAATACGCACGATGTAAACGGCCTGTCTGCCACCGATTTTGAATGCGCGCGCCGAATCGAAGCGCTGCTGCAACTGGCCTGA
- a CDS encoding M48 family metallopeptidase has translation MRVIVADALHLIAFRFSTAPLVTLSLSFTLIFAAALALGVLVKLWLASRQMRHVAAHRNAVPALFADRISLSAHQKAADYTIAKTRFGLLELALGTVVLLGWTLLGGLDALNHWLLDAMGGGMLQQLALVAVFALIGGLIDLPGSYYQTFVIEQRFGFNKMTPGLWLGDLLKGAAMGAIIGLPILAVILWLMGATGRWWWLWAWAVWMGFNLLLMVIYPAFIAPLFNKFQPLEDESLKARVTALMQRCGFSAKGLFVMDGSRRSQHANAYFTGFGASKRVVFFDTLLQKLNADEVDAVLAHELGHFKHKHIIKRMVALFALTLLGFALLGWLSGQGWFYTGLGVTPNFNVQGVAGSAPNDALALLLFLLAAPVFSGFVAPLMAHSSRTHEFEADAYAVQQTRAQDLQSALLKLYEDNASTLTPDPLYVRYYYSHPPAVERISHMQQLTP, from the coding sequence ATGCGAGTGATTGTCGCCGATGCCCTACACTTGATCGCTTTCCGTTTTTCAACAGCCCCACTCGTGACTTTATCGCTGTCGTTCACCCTGATCTTTGCTGCCGCGCTGGCGCTGGGCGTCCTGGTCAAACTCTGGCTCGCTTCGCGCCAGATGCGCCATGTGGCCGCCCACCGCAATGCGGTTCCCGCATTGTTTGCAGACCGCATCAGTCTGTCTGCCCACCAGAAAGCGGCCGATTACACCATCGCCAAAACCCGCTTTGGCCTGCTGGAGCTGGCACTTGGCACCGTGGTGCTGCTGGGCTGGACCTTGTTGGGCGGCCTTGATGCCCTGAACCACTGGCTGCTGGATGCCATGGGCGGCGGCATGCTGCAGCAACTGGCGCTGGTGGCCGTTTTTGCCTTGATCGGCGGGCTGATCGACCTGCCGGGCAGCTATTACCAGACCTTTGTCATCGAGCAGCGCTTTGGTTTCAACAAGATGACCCCGGGCCTCTGGCTGGGCGATCTGCTCAAGGGCGCGGCCATGGGCGCCATCATTGGCCTGCCGATCCTGGCTGTGATCCTGTGGCTGATGGGAGCCACCGGCCGCTGGTGGTGGCTGTGGGCCTGGGCCGTGTGGATGGGCTTCAATCTGTTGCTGATGGTGATCTACCCGGCTTTCATCGCTCCCCTCTTCAACAAGTTCCAGCCCCTGGAAGACGAATCGCTCAAAGCCCGCGTCACGGCATTGATGCAGCGCTGCGGCTTTTCCGCCAAGGGCCTGTTCGTGATGGATGGCAGCCGCCGCAGCCAGCACGCCAACGCTTACTTCACTGGTTTTGGCGCCAGCAAGCGTGTGGTGTTCTTCGATACCCTGCTACAAAAATTGAATGCCGACGAGGTGGACGCAGTGCTCGCGCACGAGCTGGGCCACTTCAAGCACAAGCACATCATCAAGCGCATGGTGGCGCTGTTTGCGCTCACCCTGCTGGGTTTTGCGCTGTTGGGCTGGCTGTCGGGCCAAGGCTGGTTCTACACCGGGCTGGGCGTCACGCCCAATTTCAACGTCCAAGGGGTGGCAGGTTCTGCCCCCAATGATGCGCTGGCGCTGCTGCTGTTCCTGCTGGCTGCGCCCGTGTTCAGCGGTTTTGTCGCGCCACTGATGGCGCATTCCTCGCGCACGCATGAGTTTGAAGCCGATGCCTATGCGGTACAGCAGACGCGCGCGCAGGATCTGCAATCTGCCCTGCTCAAACTGTACGAGGACAATGCCTCCACTCTGACCCCCGATCCGCTCTATGTGCGCTACTACTATTCGCACCCGCCCGCAGTGGAGCGGATCAGCCACATGCAACAATTGACACCATGA
- the rsgA gene encoding ribosome small subunit-dependent GTPase A — translation MAKHGRRPGAHASGQGDTQTGLVVASYGRHCVVETPDGERRICHPRGKKSQAVVGDHVLWLAPPPGQGDEGTIEKVQERRNVFYRQDDIRTKTFAANLDQLLILIAAEPVFSEVQLARALIAAEAAHITPIIALNKMDLGEPFLRAWERLEPYRTMRDQADDPPHYTVLPFALEGADEEDRDAIYGLLEGKTTLVLGPSGVGKSTLINLLIPGANVATNEISQALNTGKHTTTSTTLYWVDEARTTALIDSPGFQEFGLYHIAPTQLAACMPDIGAHAKECKFYNCTHLHEPGCGVIDAVTNGSETLPISENRYRIYRELFDELNLSAY, via the coding sequence ATGGCAAAACACGGACGGCGCCCCGGCGCCCACGCGTCAGGCCAGGGCGATACCCAGACCGGCCTGGTCGTGGCCAGCTATGGCCGCCACTGCGTGGTGGAGACTCCCGACGGCGAGCGCCGCATCTGCCACCCGCGCGGCAAGAAAAGCCAGGCCGTGGTGGGCGACCATGTGCTTTGGCTCGCGCCACCGCCCGGCCAGGGCGACGAAGGCACGATCGAGAAGGTGCAGGAGCGCCGCAACGTCTTCTACCGCCAGGATGACATCCGCACCAAGACCTTTGCTGCCAATCTCGACCAGCTCCTGATTCTGATCGCCGCAGAGCCGGTGTTCAGCGAAGTGCAGCTGGCACGTGCCCTGATTGCCGCCGAGGCCGCGCACATCACGCCCATTATCGCCCTCAACAAGATGGATCTGGGCGAGCCCTTTCTGCGTGCCTGGGAACGGCTGGAACCCTACCGAACCATGCGCGACCAGGCGGACGACCCACCGCATTACACGGTGCTGCCATTTGCACTGGAAGGCGCGGACGAGGAGGATCGCGACGCCATCTACGGCCTGCTCGAAGGCAAGACCACCCTGGTGCTGGGTCCCTCGGGCGTGGGAAAAAGCACCTTGATCAACCTGCTGATTCCCGGTGCCAACGTGGCCACCAACGAGATTTCGCAGGCCCTCAACACCGGCAAGCACACCACCACGAGCACAACGCTGTACTGGGTGGATGAGGCGCGCACCACGGCCCTCATCGATTCGCCCGGGTTTCAGGAGTTTGGCCTCTACCATATCGCGCCCACCCAGCTGGCCGCCTGCATGCCCGACATTGGCGCCCACGCCAAGGAATGCAAGTTCTACAACTGCACGCACCTGCATGAGCCCGGCTGCGGCGTGATTGACGCGGTTACGAATGGCTCGGAGACCCTGCCCATCAGCGAAAACCGCTACCGCATCTACCGCGAATTGTTTGACGAACTCAACCTGAGCGCGTATTGA